A section of the Salmo trutta chromosome 4, fSalTru1.1, whole genome shotgun sequence genome encodes:
- the LOC115191893 gene encoding lecithin retinol acyltransferase: MLYSLTFLVEKLSLLSNFKLFEFKWTDGKRKEAGCTERTTYSHIVAPLSLQRGDLLEVPRTLFTHFGIYLGDNKVAHLIPDIMPVLTNDKMIIKKVITNKRLIMGCLYKCATVRVDTLDDFVYGSNILVNHMDRKFKAQQPFPNEEVAERAEQLVGAIPYSLLWNNCEHFVTYCRYGSAKSQQTEMFCECLKSIIRDQRSVFLSVLLGIIYIICFGLAPSTTLPTILIPFTLWMAG; the protein is encoded by the exons ATGCTCTACTCGTTGACATTTCTCGTCGAAAAGCTATCCCTTCTCTCGAACTTCAAACTTTTTGAGTTTAAATGGACGGATGGGAAACGCAAAGAGGCGGGATGCACAGAGCGCACGACATATAGTCATATAGTCGCGCCGTTGTCTCTCCAGAGAGGGGACCTTTTGGAGGTGCCGAGAACTTTGTTCACGCACTTCGGTATCTACTTGGGTGACAACAAAGTCGCTCACCTGATCCCAGATATCATGCCCGTGCTAACCAATGATAAGATGATAATCAAAAAAGTTATCACAAATAAGAGACTCATCATGGGTTGCTTGTACAAGTGTGCCACGGTGCGCGTGGACACCTTGGACGACTTTGTATATGGCTCAAACATATTGGTGAATCATATGGATAGAAAATTCAAGGCGCAACAACCGTTCCCAAATGAAGAAGTTGCAGAGAGGGCAGAACAACTCGTCGGCGCCATCCCTTACAGTTTACTATGGAATAACTGTGAACATTTTGTTACATACTGCAGATACGGTTCAGCGAAAAGTCAGCAAACGGAAATG TTTTGTGAGTGCCTGAAATCAATCATCCGAGACCAGAGGAGTGTCTTTCTCAGTGTTCTCCTGGGAATTATCTACATCATCTGCTTTGGCCTGGCGCCTTCAACTACGTTACCCACAATCCTCATCCCCTTCACTCTGTGGATGGCCGGCTGA